One genomic segment of Desulforamulus reducens MI-1 includes these proteins:
- the tsaB gene encoding tRNA (adenosine(37)-N6)-threonylcarbamoyltransferase complex dimerization subunit type 1 TsaB, with protein MYILGIEAATPVAGVAMVENGRILAERLVNNRRTHSVNLLPMIKDIIEEAGITTKQVNAVAVSSGPGSFTGLRIGMTTAKTLAWIWQIPIIGVSTLEALALPLMAREQIVCPILNARKNEVYTSIFRGRTGRPEMLEGPLAIGISELVQKLEKWPGPVTFVGDAVPVYQEEIIKLLGQRALFGAQSAQLPRGAAVAELGYWEMLAGGGVMPLDLEPEYIRLSEAEVKLAAKCESR; from the coding sequence TTGTACATTCTGGGAATTGAAGCAGCAACACCGGTGGCTGGGGTAGCGATGGTGGAGAACGGACGAATCCTGGCAGAACGCCTTGTGAACAACCGTCGAACCCATTCGGTCAATTTATTGCCAATGATTAAAGATATTATTGAAGAAGCGGGGATAACGACTAAGCAAGTGAATGCTGTGGCAGTATCTTCGGGACCTGGTTCCTTTACCGGACTAAGGATTGGTATGACAACAGCCAAAACCCTGGCATGGATTTGGCAGATTCCGATTATAGGGGTATCTACCCTAGAGGCCCTGGCTTTACCTTTGATGGCCCGAGAGCAGATTGTTTGTCCTATCTTAAATGCCCGTAAGAACGAAGTCTACACCAGTATCTTTAGGGGTAGAACGGGTCGGCCTGAAATGTTGGAAGGTCCCTTGGCCATTGGAATTTCTGAGTTAGTTCAGAAATTAGAGAAGTGGCCAGGGCCTGTTACCTTTGTGGGGGATGCTGTACCGGTTTATCAGGAAGAAATTATAAAATTATTGGGTCAGCGGGCGCTATTTGGAGCTCAATCTGCCCAATTGCCCAGAGGTGCAGCAGTGGCTGAATTAGGTTATTGGGAAATGCTGGCCGGGGGTGGGGTAATGCCCCTAGATCTGGAACCAGAATATATCAGATTATCCGAAGCAGAGGTTAAGTTAGCCGCCAAATGCGAAAGTAGGTGA
- the tsaE gene encoding tRNA (adenosine(37)-N6)-threonylcarbamoyltransferase complex ATPase subunit type 1 TsaE, whose translation MILSEIKTGSPEETKYLGEQLATLLKPGDVICLNGDLGAGKTAFSQGVARGLGVTGAVTSPTFTLINEYEGRLPLYHFDVYRLDGPEDMEDLGYEEYFYGHGVCLIEWAQRVRDVLPQERLDINLIREANAESVRIVYFEPAGNRYQQLVEELIKLVHSGN comes from the coding sequence ATGATATTATCGGAAATCAAAACCGGTTCCCCGGAGGAAACAAAGTACCTAGGAGAACAGTTGGCAACCTTGTTAAAGCCCGGGGATGTTATATGCCTTAATGGAGATCTGGGGGCTGGGAAAACGGCCTTTTCCCAGGGTGTGGCCAGAGGGTTAGGCGTAACCGGTGCAGTAACCAGTCCGACCTTTACCTTAATTAACGAATATGAGGGCAGGCTGCCCCTTTACCACTTTGATGTTTATCGCCTGGACGGTCCTGAGGATATGGAGGATCTGGGTTATGAAGAATATTTTTATGGACATGGTGTATGCCTGATTGAATGGGCCCAACGGGTTAGGGACGTTCTACCCCAGGAGCGATTGGACATAAATTTAATCAGGGAAGCCAATGCGGAGTCAGTCCGTATTGTCTATTTTGAGCCTGCGGGCAATCGTTATCAACAGCTAGTAGAGGAGTTGATCAAACTTGTACATTCTGGGAATTGA